TACCAAAACCTGATTTTTTGTACCCTCCAAACGGTGCATGTGCAGGATAAGCGTGATAACAATTCACCCAAACACGTCCAGCTTTGATGGCACGCGGTATTTGATACAATTGGTGGGCATCTCTTGTCCAAACACCGGCTCCTAATCCGTAAAGGGTATCGTTGGCAATTTCTATGGCATCGGCTTCATCTTTAAATTTAGTTACACAGACTACCGGACCAAAGATTTCTTCTTGAAATACTCGCATTTTATTGTGACCTTCAAGTATGGTCGGTTTAATATAAAATCCGTTGGCTAAGTTGCCTTCTAGTTTATTGGCAGAACCACCTGTTAGTACTTTTGCTCCTTCGTCTTTTCCTATTTTAAAATACGATTGTATTTTTTCGTACTGATCATTAGAGGCTTGTGCACCAATCATTGTATTTACATCATAAGGATTGTCTTGTATAATGGCATTTGTTCTAGCCACAACACGTTCCATAAATGCATCATAAATATCTTCTTGTACCAATAATCTGGAAGGTGCTGTACATACTTCTCCTTGATTAAAAGCAAACAATACCGCTCCTTCAATGGCTTTATCTAAATAGGCATCATCGGCATCCATAACAGAATTAAAGAAAATATTAGGCGATTTTCCACCTAGCTCCATCGTAACAGGATTCAAATTCTTAGAGGCATATTGCATAATTAATTGTCCTGTGGTAGTTTCTCCTGTAAAGGCCACTTTATCTACTCTAGAACTTGATGCTAATGGTTTACCGGCTTCAGGACCAAAACCATGAACAATATTTACCACACCAGGAGGAAATACATCCGCAATTTTCTCCATCAATAAGGTTGCTGATGAAGGGGTTTGTTCCGCTGGTTTTAACACCACACAGTTACCCGTTACCAATGCCGGAGGTAATTTCCATGATAGCATTAATAGCGGAAAGTTCCATGGAATAATTTGTCCTACGACACCGAGTGGTTCTTTAATATTCATAGACAAGGTGTTAGAATCTAGTTCTGATGCACCTCCTTCTTCTGAACGAATACAAGCTGCAAAATAACGCCAATGATCAACTGCTAAAGGAATATCAGCATTTAATGTTTCACGGATTGGTTTGCCATTATCACAAGTTTCAACCAATGCAAATTCTTCCAAATTAGCTTCAATAATATCGGCTACTTTATTTAAAAGTGTTGCTCTTTCAGTAGCTGAAGTGTTTCCCCAAGATTCTTTTGCAGCATTGGCAGCATCTAAAGCCAATTCTATATCTTCTTTTTGAGAACGTGGATATTTTGCAATTAAGCTATTATCAATGGGAGATGTATTTTCAAAATATTGACCACCGAGCGGTGCAACAAATTTTCCATTAATAAAATTGGAATATTTTTCTTTAAATTTTGGTTTCGAATAACTCATAAAAATATTTTTTTAGTGATTAATTATTTGATAATGAATCCGTGTAATATTACGGATATAACATTTTTATAAAGGTATTATTTAGGTATCAGAAATAACTGAACGTATTTATTAATAAATTGAACATATCTACTTTTCTGAATATTTTTTGTATTATTGTGTATGAGTCAGCTCTTACAATCGCATAGAAAGAACAGAAAACTAACGACGTTAGTAGAAAACAGGACTACCTATAGTGCTGAATATGCGGAGTTAAACATTTTTGAGACTCATAAAATTGCAGAAAAAGTAAAGCTCACTTTTGACTTTCCTGTAATAGCGAGTATGCTTACCGGAAAAAAAATAATGCATTTAGAAGGACTGCCTAGTTTTGAATTCTTTCCAGGTGAATCTGTGGTAATGCCCAGAAGTAAACCCATGGTAATTGATTTTCCTATTGCTAATGAAAAGAACCCTACACAATGTCTCGCATTAGGTATAGATGAAAAGAAAATTAGCGATGTGGTGTTGAATTTTAACAACTATGTAGCTATTGAAAATGAAAATAATAATTGGGATTTAGACGCAAACACCTCTCATTTAACCAATAACCAAGCGGTGAATCATTTAGTAGAGCGTTTGGTATATACATTTACCAACAATAATAAATCTAAAGATGTATTGTTAGACTTGATGATACAAGAGCTAATTGTACGTTTATTACAAACAAAGGCGAAAGCTCTTATTTTAAGTGATACGCAAAATGTTTTGAACGATACCAGAATTGGTATGGTTATTCAATTTATTAAAGAAAACTTAACCAATAGAGATATTACGGTTGATGTGTTGGCAGAAAAAGCCTGTATGAGTACTTCTCATTTTCATAAAAAGTTTAAGAATACCTTGGGGGTTTCACCTATAGACTATATTAATTCTGAAAAGATAAAATTTTCTAAAAAATTAATAAAGGAAAAGAAAAGTTTTCAGATGTCTGAAATTGCCATTAAGTCCGGTTTTAATAATACCAGTTATTTCAATAGACAGTTTAAAAAGATGGAAATGATGACGCCTCAACAGTTTAAAAAATCAATTACCACTTCCTAAGGTTTTAGCTTACTATAACCTATAGGGTTTAGAAAGAAAGTGGTTTACTGAGCAGTCTTAAAATCACCAAAAAATAACGCTGTAAGTAACAACCCGATTCCAATCCCTATAAAAGATCCTTTTGCCAAATCAGTTAATTCCGAGTAATGGGTAGCTACTTGTGCCGTAGCAATTACAAACATACCAGCAGATAGTAATAGGAGTGATTTTCTTTTTGTTGTTTTTTTCATCTTATTGCATTTTTATAAGGTATTTATTGGTAGAAGTGTTAAGTAAAATTAGAAATTTTTCCGATAAAATTAAAATAATAAGCAACTATTTTAATAAATAATCAATAATTAGGGGTGTATTGTTTATGTATAAGAAGTTGAAATGAGCATAGTTATACTTAAAATAGGATGGTTTAAGCTATAATTTATCAACGTTTTTCGATGCATTTCTCATTATTCCTTGCACTTGAATTTGATACATACTGTTTAGTGGTTCATCTATTCCGATATATGTAAAATATTCAGCGTTGCATGTTTTGCAAATGATTTTATCAAATACAGGAAATCCACCTTCTTTTGATTTGTTTGCAACACCAATATGGTAGTGTTGTCTGAGTTGTAAATATTCTTCTTCACTCAGGTTCGGTCCTTTACCTGTCCAGCTATTTTCAATTTGCCTTTTATAATTCAATTGTAATGTTTCCTCAAAGGTTAAGCAAGTGAAGTTGTACGCTTCTGCCTCGTCCTTTTTACCGGTTATGTAATCCGGATTTTTAATATATGAAGGTTTTATTATTTCATTATCCATAGAATTTGTAATAAAGCAATCAAGTTAGCAAATACATTCAACATGGCTAATTATAAACCCAGTGAATCCATTTTTTCTTTTTCATACCTGCTGTCTTCTGCAGGATAACGTAACGATTCTTTGTAATTTCCAGATTGCTTGGCCAAAGACCAAGTTAAGCTTTCGCCAGCAAATTTTGGGGCAGGTATTTTTGTAAATACACTATCCTGATATGCTTGTTCTGCATTTATGATGTTCCAGCCTTCTTCTTTAAATTTATTGATAAGATCATCTAAAAATAGGGCAGAGGTTAAATTATGATGTAGTAATAAGGTGTGGCTGATGTGTCTTCCAGTAAGTTCTTTTGAAAGTGTTTCGTAATAGTTGGCCCGTTCTAAAATATGCTGTACATAAAAGTCTTTGAATTGGTCAAGTGCTGTTTTTTGAACACCAACTTCTTTTATCCTTTTTAATAGGCGTTGGTTAACATACCAATCAGAAGCATCTATAGTTACATATCCGTTTTGGTAATTGTTACGGCTCAGTATATTTCTTATACTATCTACTTTTAAGGGGTTTTGCCCTTCTTTTAAATAGGGGAAACGAAATAGTTTAATGCTATTGCTGAGGTTTGAGATTACGGAGTCGGTTCTTTTTAGTTCACTTTCAAAAAGTTCAGCAGAATTTATGTCGGAATTGAAATTGGGATGTGTAAAAGAATGATTGCCTATGCGATGGCCTGCATCGTTCCATGTTTTTAGTAAGTATTGGCCTTTTTCATTTAATTTGTTTTCACCGGTTACAAAAAACACCGCTTTTAGATTTTCTTTTTGGAGGTGAGACAAAATCATTTGATTCCAAGCTTCAAATTGATAACCTGCTAAATCGGAAGTGATGCCATCATCAAAAGTAAAACTTACCGTTGGTTTACTTTTTACTATTTGCTCCGCTTGTTTAGTTGTTTCTTTTTTACAGCCTATGCAAAGCACGATTAGATATAAGGGTATAAAGAGTATTTTTCTCATGAGTTCTTTTTGAGTTCGTATAATTTAAATAACATCTACCACTTCTTCTAATACATAATGAGTTACGCCCACTACAATAGCAATTCCAATAATAATGAGTAATCGTAAACCTATGGCGTTTTTACGTTGGTTCAGTTTCTTTTTTAGGTAAAAAATATCAACTAGTATATAAAGTACAGCAATAATTCCACCAATAATGGCTCCAACCTGAATCAAAGCTACTCCATATACCCAATCAAACATTTTCATAAAACCTGTTGAAGGTGCTGGTTTCGGCCCCAATATAATACGCATATGAGCAAAACCAGCCAGAAAGCATATTAGGGTCCAGATCAGGTAATTTAATAGTCTTTTAAAAATTGTCATGGATTAATGATGCAATGAGCTGTTTGTTTTTTTCTAATGCCAAAGATAAATCCATTAGAGTATTAATAATTGTAATTGGTTCAATATTTCAGACTTTTAACGCAACCTGTATTTATCACTATGATAATTCTATAATTTATCATCTTTTATTAGTCTTATGAACCGTATTGTACCATCATCAAATAATGACTTAAAGGCATGGCTTCTCATTCTTTTTAACTAAGGTTTTTATGCTTGACTTTGTTCTAAGTTTACCATCCAATTAATACCAAACTTGTCGGTTAACATACCAAAATAGGAACCCCAAAATGTATTTTCCATTGGCATTGTTATGTGACCGCCTGCAGAAAGTCCTTTAAATAATTTATCGGCTTCCTCTGTGTTTTCAGGAGTAATTGAAACTGAAAAATTATTTCCCTGTACAAATTTAGGTCCCCAATCTCCAACGGTGTCACTGCCCATTAAAATGGTTTTTCCAATGGGTAAACTCACATGCATAATTTTGTTTTTATCTGAATCCGTAACTTTATAACCGTCACCTTCAGGCATTTCTTCGAACCTGCCTAGGAAAATAAATTCGCCACCAAAAACGGATTTATAAAAGTTAAATGCAGCTTCACAATTTCCGTTAAAGTTTAAATAGGTGTTTATTGTTGCCATAATATTTTTGTTTTAAAGGTAATGAATTGTAGCATATTAAAAAGAGCATCTTACAATAGTCGATTTTTATTTCAGTTCAGATTACTACACTGTTTTTATTTTTTTAGATCAACAATTCTCTGTGTCAGAACATAGCTTCCATCTCCTTTCTGATTCGGATTTATGATTAAGAAATCAAGCCTTTTAATTTTTTTGTAGCCATTGATATCTATGGTATAGCTATTGTTTACTATGAAAAATCGTTTTGAAAAGAGCTCAAAATCTTCCTCCTGTCTTTTCATTCCATTATACTCCGCAACTGAAAGAAGCTCATCTATTTTAGTTAATACGCCAAGTATAATTTCTGAACCGCTATTTAAAAACCGAGATTTATAAGGGCCAGCTTTAAATTCTACGTTGTTGATTTTTACAATGAATTGAAATGTTTTAGTAGAATCAATAATCGGAAATTGGTACAGATCACCATTTTTTTCTCCGTTTATTTTATTTCCATCTACAAGTATTGAAATTTCTGAAGCTTTTATTTTCTTTTCAATTTTATTCTTAAAAAACCGAAGCGAATGGCTTGAAAATTCCTTTTGACCATAGGTTAAAAGAAAGGAGATTGACAATAATAGGGTTAGAAGAACTGTTCTCATAAATATTTCCACTTAAATAAGACTACAAGATAAAATTAAATTTCTAAAATTATATATGGTTTACAATTTTAAAGACTTATAAACTAATTAATGTTATGCATCAGCTTTGTTTTCACTATCTATGAACGAACAGTTAACGAAGCTTTTACCGTGCTAAAAGAATATCTTTGAATATCTTTTCAGTTATCATACGAAGCACAAAAAACGATAATTTTTTTTAAATAAATAAAAAAGGAGTAGGTACTATTAGTAAGAATTTCCGACCTTTAAAAATTGTTATTCGAGCTGGAAAATATGCAGAATAGTTTTTATAAACATGAACTTGTAGGTTGTTATTAGCTGCTAATCAATACTACCCATAAATCTTTATTTAAATAGTAATTATGACACATAAGAAGTCCCTTTTTTTAGTTTTTACGTTACTCGTGATGAGTTTTTATACGTATGGACAGTTAATAGATACACGTATTGAAGTGAAAAAATATTCGGTTCAAGAAATTAGCCATCCTGGTATCATGCATAGTGGGGAAGAGCTTAATGCTATAAAAGCTCATGTGAACAATGGTGATGAGCCATGGTCGAGTGCCTATAAGGCTATGGTGGTCTGGAAAGGGTCTTCATTAGATTGGACACCAACACCTTTTGCTCATGTACATCGTGATAGTTATGGAGCCAATAGAGTTGGCGATCCGCAGATCGGTAATGACGCTGAAGCCGCGTATAGTCATGCCATGCAATGGGTGGTTACAGGAAATAAGGCACATGCCGAAAAAACCATCGAAATATTGAATGCCTGGAGTAGTACTATAGATACAATTACTGGGAAAGATGATAATTTGGTTGCCGGTATGATAGCTCACAAATACTGTAATGCTGCAGAAATCATTCGTTATACGTATGACAACTGGCCACAAGATGAAGTGAATCAGTTCAAGGATATGATGCTTAATGTTTTCTATCCTTTAATCAGTAATTACTACACCAATAGCATGAATTCCAATGGGAATTGGGGCCTTTCTATGGTCAATTCGGTGTTGGCAATTGCCGTTTTTTGTGATGATGTAGAATTGTTTAACGATGCTATTGCACATGTTATGGGTACTGAAGTGCAACCCTATTCAACCTTTTCGGGCTATATAGATGCGACGACGGGTCAATGTCAGGAAAGCGGAAGAGATCAGGGGCATTCTCAGATGGGGCTGGGGTATTTAGCGGCAATATCCGAAATAGCATGGAAGCAGGACATTGATTTATATGCCTATCTCGACAACCGTCTTTTACATGGCTTTGAATATTTTGCAAAATACAATCTAGGTAACGAGGTAGTATATTATAATATGTATGGAAAATTTAAGGATGTAATATCAGAGAAGAGTCGTGGAAAATATCAACCTATTTTTGAAAGGGTTTATGATCACTATGTGCGTGTAAAAAAACTTCCAATGCCTTATACTAAACAAATTGTTGAACAGATTCGTCCAGAGGGGTTTACTTCTTCGATGATTTCTTGGGGTACCTTAACAGGATATCAGGGAGATCCAATTGATTAGTACGTCGTGTTTTTAAAGTAAATAGGTGTTTTGTTATCATTTCCAATGGTTTTTATTAATGGTACTTTTAATAGCTCTTAGCAAAAAATAAAGTCTTATTTGCTTTAGTCCGTTACCAAATGAAATTCTTTTTTGTCCTTCAAAAATTAGGCTTCCTCCTTGACTTCCAGGATAACGTAACGTTGCTTTTTTTTCCGTTAATGTAGTAATGTCTTTCCATAAAAATTGTTTAACGAGGCCAATAGAACCAATGCCTGTAAATATTTTTCCTCCTCTATTGTTCAGTGTTATTTCTACTTTGCCCCAAATACTCATTAGAGCTAGGCTCCAGAAAACAATAGAGCCAATGATAAAAGGAATTCCCAAAAGAGATTGAAATAAATCAAACTCACTATTAATCAATTGCGTTCCATAAATGCCACCTAGCGAACCACCTGACCAAACTAACATAAATGGCACCATAAAAAATGCGACCGGTGACCGTGTTGTTGCTCCAATAATTGTATTATTATGCTCTGTTTTATACCATGTTCCGTCAACTAAATTAGTGATGTCGAACTTATCATACGCATCGTTTCCTAAGTTTTCAGATATTTTAAATAGCGTTCCACAGCTAATACATTGGGCAATATCAGTTTTAACATTAATCTGTTCCGTATTAATTGTAGCGTTGCATTTAGGACATTTCATAGGCTAATTGTTTTTTTAGAAAAAGATAATTAACTAATTCTCTAAATAAAATTTATAATTGCCTGAAGTTAATACCAATTCATGATCAGTTAATTTATCAATATTAAAATTTTTCTGTTCTTTTTTGATGTTTATAGTAATAATACTATCATTAACAGACCAAGATCCATTCAATTTAGAATCATATTGTGTTATTAATTTTACTTTATTTTCGGTCTGAAAATTATAAGACATTTTAGCATTAATATCCATTTTTATGGGAGTGTAATTATTAGAAGTTACTGGTATGAACTTTTCCATTTTTGATACTTTCCAATTTTTAGTGATTTTCTTTTCCAAGCCGATTGAGCAAGAAGTCAAAAGAATTATAGAAGCTATTGTAAGTATTTTTAATTTAATTTTCATAGATTTTTTGTTAACGGTTTATGTATCGTAATTGACGAGGTTTAGCAACTAATTTAGTAAACATAAAAGAGTCTCGGTATGCGATTTTTGGCGGTTTAGGGTTCGTAAATAGGCTAGTATTTGTAATGAATTTTAAATAATGTTACCATTTCATAGTTTTTTTTGTATTCAATTTTAGCAATTAAATTTTATTTTTTTCCATCTTAATTTACTTTATTGATAACAGAATTATAAATTGGTTTTAAAAGTCCAGTTATAGTAAGAAGGGCAATTCCGATGATTAAGCGATATTCTCTAAAAATATTATTCGGATACAAGTTGGTTAGAGAGATGATTAAAATTATTAAGACCATAATCCAAACTAATCCAAAAATAATTAAGGTTGCTTTTTTCATATAAAATAGTATTCCAAAATTCTTAATTTAATTATTTAGCTGTTCTTTCTGTAATGAATGGTAATGATTGTAAAAAGCCATTGTCTTTATACCCATTATAATAATACTTGAATTTTGAAGCTAAAGAAACGGCACTGCAATAGGGTGAGAGTATGAGTTTTATTTAGCGACGGTCTTTCAAATTTAGGAATATTGTGGCAATAACACAAATGAAAAATTAGGGTAGTACTTATGGTAAAATTTTTTAATGACAAATTAAGTATTAATGTATGTATTGATGTAAAAGGACTTTATTGCTATTTGGCTATTAATTCTGCCATTCTTTTTTCAAGGCCAGTGTAATAATCTCCATTTTTAAATTCAGGTATCATAATTTGGTCTATTATGTTTTTACAAATTTATTATAGTGCGTATCAGAAATTAAATCCGTATCTTAACTTCGAATATACAATCATTCGATTATTTAAAGTAAAATTATGAATTCTAGGTCAGATAATAAATTAAGTCCCAAGGAGTACTTATTTTTAGTTGTTTGCTTAATTATTTTTTTTACTGTAAGTATATATTTATTGGGGGGTGAAGCTTTTCCAAAAGGTACAGACCTTATTATTAATGGTGTAGGAATAGTTGTTGCCATTCCCATAGTAATTTCTATGTTAAAGAACATGCAATACTAACTTGATTCTTTAACATTAAAACATTCTTGCAAATCAATTTTTTAAACACCTCCTTTACTTTAAATATCCAATACTCTATGTTAACCATTTCATATAAGAATAGGTGGGTATATGCGATAATTTTCAAAGAAAATTCATAAAATTAATGTATTATCAATTTTGGTTACGACCAAATTT
The nucleotide sequence above comes from Aureibaculum algae. Encoded proteins:
- a CDS encoding aldehyde dehydrogenase family protein, translating into MSYSKPKFKEKYSNFINGKFVAPLGGQYFENTSPIDNSLIAKYPRSQKEDIELALDAANAAKESWGNTSATERATLLNKVADIIEANLEEFALVETCDNGKPIRETLNADIPLAVDHWRYFAACIRSEEGGASELDSNTLSMNIKEPLGVVGQIIPWNFPLLMLSWKLPPALVTGNCVVLKPAEQTPSSATLLMEKIADVFPPGVVNIVHGFGPEAGKPLASSSRVDKVAFTGETTTGQLIMQYASKNLNPVTMELGGKSPNIFFNSVMDADDAYLDKAIEGAVLFAFNQGEVCTAPSRLLVQEDIYDAFMERVVARTNAIIQDNPYDVNTMIGAQASNDQYEKIQSYFKIGKDEGAKVLTGGSANKLEGNLANGFYIKPTILEGHNKMRVFQEEIFGPVVCVTKFKDEADAIEIANDTLYGLGAGVWTRDAHQLYQIPRAIKAGRVWVNCYHAYPAHAPFGGYKKSGFGRENHVMMLNYYRQTKNMLISYDKNKLGFF
- a CDS encoding AraC family transcriptional regulator: MSQLLQSHRKNRKLTTLVENRTTYSAEYAELNIFETHKIAEKVKLTFDFPVIASMLTGKKIMHLEGLPSFEFFPGESVVMPRSKPMVIDFPIANEKNPTQCLALGIDEKKISDVVLNFNNYVAIENENNNWDLDANTSHLTNNQAVNHLVERLVYTFTNNNKSKDVLLDLMIQELIVRLLQTKAKALILSDTQNVLNDTRIGMVIQFIKENLTNRDITVDVLAEKACMSTSHFHKKFKNTLGVSPIDYINSEKIKFSKKLIKEKKSFQMSEIAIKSGFNNTSYFNRQFKKMEMMTPQQFKKSITTS
- a CDS encoding polysaccharide deacetylase family protein, encoding MRKILFIPLYLIVLCIGCKKETTKQAEQIVKSKPTVSFTFDDGITSDLAGYQFEAWNQMILSHLQKENLKAVFFVTGENKLNEKGQYLLKTWNDAGHRIGNHSFTHPNFNSDINSAELFESELKRTDSVISNLSNSIKLFRFPYLKEGQNPLKVDSIRNILSRNNYQNGYVTIDASDWYVNQRLLKRIKEVGVQKTALDQFKDFYVQHILERANYYETLSKELTGRHISHTLLLHHNLTSALFLDDLINKFKEEGWNIINAEQAYQDSVFTKIPAPKFAGESLTWSLAKQSGNYKESLRYPAEDSRYEKEKMDSLGL
- a CDS encoding VOC family protein; translated protein: MATINTYLNFNGNCEAAFNFYKSVFGGEFIFLGRFEEMPEGDGYKVTDSDKNKIMHVSLPIGKTILMGSDTVGDWGPKFVQGNNFSVSITPENTEEADKLFKGLSAGGHITMPMENTFWGSYFGMLTDKFGINWMVNLEQSQA
- a CDS encoding alginate lyase family protein, with protein sequence MTHKKSLFLVFTLLVMSFYTYGQLIDTRIEVKKYSVQEISHPGIMHSGEELNAIKAHVNNGDEPWSSAYKAMVVWKGSSLDWTPTPFAHVHRDSYGANRVGDPQIGNDAEAAYSHAMQWVVTGNKAHAEKTIEILNAWSSTIDTITGKDDNLVAGMIAHKYCNAAEIIRYTYDNWPQDEVNQFKDMMLNVFYPLISNYYTNSMNSNGNWGLSMVNSVLAIAVFCDDVELFNDAIAHVMGTEVQPYSTFSGYIDATTGQCQESGRDQGHSQMGLGYLAAISEIAWKQDIDLYAYLDNRLLHGFEYFAKYNLGNEVVYYNMYGKFKDVISEKSRGKYQPIFERVYDHYVRVKKLPMPYTKQIVEQIRPEGFTSSMISWGTLTGYQGDPID
- a CDS encoding zinc ribbon domain-containing protein, translating into MKCPKCNATINTEQINVKTDIAQCISCGTLFKISENLGNDAYDKFDITNLVDGTWYKTEHNNTIIGATTRSPVAFFMVPFMLVWSGGSLGGIYGTQLINSEFDLFQSLLGIPFIIGSIVFWSLALMSIWGKVEITLNNRGGKIFTGIGSIGLVKQFLWKDITTLTEKKATLRYPGSQGGSLIFEGQKRISFGNGLKQIRLYFLLRAIKSTINKNHWK
- a CDS encoding lipocalin family protein — its product is MKIKLKILTIASIILLTSCSIGLEKKITKNWKVSKMEKFIPVTSNNYTPIKMDINAKMSYNFQTENKVKLITQYDSKLNGSWSVNDSIITINIKKEQKNFNIDKLTDHELVLTSGNYKFYLEN
- a CDS encoding TPM domain-containing protein, which codes for MCKNIIDQIMIPEFKNGDYYTGLEKRMAELIAK